In Patescibacteria group bacterium, the following are encoded in one genomic region:
- a CDS encoding helix-turn-helix domain-containing protein, protein MHIENILKNMGFSENEAKVYLASLEAGVSSAQDIAKKAKIKRTTAYSVLSDLMRKGFVHTTSERNKMRYIALAPKQLSERFAEYHKELLGAIPSLEAVYNKSQVKPKVVFFEGEEGIRQIYEDTIADKPQVILEYNTDNIFKFLPGFPNEYLRQRVHHNIRARRIAPKSPRWMFHRSRDKDELSETVMLPTDMYNPQIEINIYNNKVAFMSYLDAMGLIIESGPIADAMRQAYELSWFQARTIAKG, encoded by the coding sequence TGCACATCGAAAATATATTGAAAAATATGGGCTTTAGCGAGAATGAGGCGAAGGTCTACCTTGCCTCTTTGGAGGCGGGGGTATCATCGGCGCAGGATATTGCCAAAAAGGCGAAGATAAAGAGAACCACTGCGTATTCGGTGCTCTCAGACCTCATGCGTAAGGGATTTGTGCACACCACCAGTGAGAGAAATAAAATGCGGTACATCGCACTCGCACCCAAACAGCTCTCCGAAAGATTTGCCGAATATCATAAAGAACTCTTGGGAGCGATCCCCTCATTGGAAGCCGTGTATAACAAGAGCCAGGTGAAGCCGAAGGTGGTATTTTTTGAGGGCGAGGAGGGCATTCGCCAGATCTATGAAGATACTATAGCCGATAAGCCGCAAGTGATTTTAGAATACAATACCGATAATATTTTTAAATTTTTACCCGGCTTTCCCAATGAGTATCTGCGGCAGCGCGTGCACCATAACATACGCGCGCGCAGGATCGCGCCCAAGAGCCCGCGCTGGATGTTCCATCGGTCGCGGGACAAGGATGAATTGAGTGAGACCGTGATGCTCCCCACTGACATGTATAATCCGCAAATTGAAATCAACATCTACAATAATAAAGTCGCTTTCATGTCGTATCTCGATGCGATGGGCCTGATCATTGAGAGCGGGCCGATTGCCGACGCGATGCGCCAGGCTTACGAGCTTTCCTGGTTCCAGGCAAGAACAATTGCGAAGGGATAA